The Cherax quadricarinatus isolate ZL_2023a chromosome 31, ASM3850222v1, whole genome shotgun sequence genome contains a region encoding:
- the Lerp gene encoding cation-independent mannose-6-phosphate receptor isoform X3: MYLRVVFLAVYLGISGVYSVSDLCQVTDGAQLYDVSELADRDYWKVTETLHTGIDERRVFYLSLCHGLRNAPSVCAGNATGVCVVKHEGGNNTQPQVVVSNAGQLPTTGIRVAEEGWLEYAYDSGQPCPHRGGGKTYKTSVNLICPSDVHYGASGPVFMSSRGCDFLFAWMTKAACPKKLDAQDPTSCTVKFSNSDQVLNLHALHSSSFYTVKRAESTYEINICGAVTNGSCGRGDATICNVKNGSNPVVLGTTKNMNLEWEEERLILFYKQEGHSVEIELYCDRSRTTPHIYFVSSNESTTIFSLKTFAVCAPKPPECVVEDDDGNVFDLRPLYKSQGNWEVLDTRRENKNDMYHINICGEVNEGTFYHCPLGPAFACQTSVGREASYNLGFIASHPYVNKDGSITVLYTGGDTCKNGQHTRSTRINLVCNPVEHHPMLVEETETCEYVFNWLTPVACPRHVRKGSACQVVDPLYENLYDLNPLRNENKDYNITDGEHNYLVNLCGPLVTSCKGGTSGICQIKGDEEYSAGLATSNVTFNDGTLTMNFANGSGGCEGDNTRSTQIIFLCDQEENGRDGPHFLHETSCTYYFLWRTRHACPPFRVVDCSVFTSDGMVYDLNELSSPNMNEEYFNPGDSRKFVLNVCRSIVHSKSSRCPYNAAACVIDLKHENKSVNIGEVHSGPYLEDGNLKLKYTGGEFCGNSSKRYETVIEFKCDKDELYPYPQLIGEENCKYLFEWKTSVACPVSTETTTTSEINAENCTVSNSYTGYNFDLNSLKRDTGYEVQDSEGLHLVLNVCAEVSQEKCSKKGAAACSFMHNSETNIVNAGQANANLHFLPGFLFLHYTGGDECSNATKRSTLISFICGAESAKEGPVLIHDDLDRCTYFVNWYTDLACERRINCFVDTWEHRIDLSPLIKASGNYETSNPDNPKEKFYLNVCRPLNPIAGLNCQPGSSACLYSPTLETKILSLGHPDVTPTYIYNDGVQIMYTHGSTCTSNQDYSISSRIHFICDVSAGMGNPVFKNRTHDCQYQFEWRTSLVCEKSVTKPDTGPVCQIKFDAAKANIDLTPLQRKIGYSVKFGNKIYKINICGPVCQESGVCTSDGDSYGLINKSELKWDYDQLKLTYYGGTSCVGALSGHKTTSIYFECDMSAGFGYPVADDLMESLDCLAVFRWKTNITCIEAIYNNGNTDMVLDATEKPAVHNTGTTDIVPGVKERPSITDDNMDNVKNDSGTSNPQKSKVMKPFSATSAVIASVLVISGIVFVAVLILFKSERGQHVVASARRLFGIRGDTTLLLDDVS; the protein is encoded by the exons ATGTATCTCAGAGTGGTGTTCCTGGCTgtgtacctgggtattagtggtgtgtacagtgtaagTGACCTGTGTCAGGTCACTGATGGTGCACAGCTGTATGATGTGAGTGAACTGGCTGACAGAGACTATTGGAAGGTGACGGAAACTTTGCATACTGGTATTGATGAGAGGAGAGTGTTCTATCTGTCCCTGTGTCATGGACTGAGGAATGCACCTAGTGTATGTGCTGGAAATGCTACAGGGGTGTGTGTGGTCAAGCATGAAGGTGGAAATAACACACAGCCACAGGTGGTTGTCAGTAACGCAGGACAGCTGCCCACCACAGGGATAAGAGTGGCTGAAGAAGGCTGGCTGGAATATGCTTATGATAGTGGTCAACCATGCCCCCATAGAGGTGGTGGGAAGACGTACAAGACCTCAGTCAACCTCATCTGTCCCTCTGATGTCCATTATGGAGCATCTGGACCAGTGTTCATGAGCTCCAGAGGATGTGACTTCCTCTTCGCCTGGATGACCAAGGCTGCCTGTCCTAAGAAACTGGATGCTCAGGACCCTACTTCTTGTACTGTCAAATTTTCCAATTCAGATCAAGTACTTAACCTTCATGCGCTACACTCTTCCAGTTTTTACACTGTTAAACGAGCAGAGTCTACATACGAGATAAATATCTGTGGTGCTGTTACCAATGGCAGTTGTGGAAGGGGAGATGCAACCATATGTAATGTGAAAAATGGTAGCAACCCTGTTGTTCTAGGTACAACAAAGAATATGAACCTGGAATGGGAAGAAGAGAGACTAATTCTTTTTTATAAACAAGAGGGCCACTCTGTTGAAATTGAACTTTACTGTGATAGATCCAGAACCACACCTCATATTTATTTTGTCTCTTCAAATGAGAGCACGACAATATTCAGCCTCAAGACTTTCGCAGTGTGTGCGCCAAAGCCTCCTGAATGTGTCGTGGAGGACGATGATGGCAATGTCTTTGATCTACGACCCTTGTACAAATCGCAGGGGAACTGGGAAGTTTTGGATACCCGGCGTGAAAATAAG AATGACATGTACCACATCAATATTTGTGGAGAGGTGAATGAAGGGACCTTCTATCACTGTCCTTTGGGCCCTGCATTTGCATGTCAGACCAGTGTAGGAAGGGAGGCCTCTTACAACCTTGGCTTCATTGCTTCTCACCCATATGTAAACAAAGATGGATCAATTACAGTTTTGTATACAG GTGGTGACACGTGTAAAAATGGACAACATACTCGCTCAACTCGAATCAACTTGGTGTGTAACCCAGTTGAACATCATCCTATGCTAGTGGAGGAAACCGAAACTTGTGAATATGTGTTTAACTGGCTGACACCAGTTGCTTGCCCACGCCACGTGAGGAAAGGTAGTGCCTGTCAAGTTGTAGATCCACTGTATGAGAATTTATATGACCTGAACCCATTAAGAAATGAAAATAAGGATTACAACATCACAGATGGTGAACACAATTACTTGGTAAATTTGTGTGGGCCACTTGTAACATCATGCAAGGGAGGTACTTCAGGAATATGTCAAATCAAAGGAGATGAGGAATATAGTGCTGGACTAGCAACTTCTAATGTAACATTTAATGATGGCACTCTGACAATGAACTTTGCCAATGGATCAGGAGGATGTgaaggtgataacacaaggtcGACACAGATTATTTTTCTTTGTGATCAAGAGGAAAATGGTAGGGATGGGCCTCATTTTCTGCATGAAACCTCTTGCACATATTACTTTTTGTGGCGTACTAGACATGCTTGCCCACCCTTCCGTGTTGTAGATTGTAGTGTGTTTACTAGTGATGGAATGGTATATGACCTCAATGAGCTATCATCACCCAATATGAATGAAGAGTACTTTAATCCTGGTGACTCCAGAAAGTTTGTACTAAATGTTTGCAGATCTATAGTGCACAGCAAGAGCAGTAGGTGTCCTTATAATGCTGCAGCTTGTGTTATTGACCTTAAGCATGAAAACAAATCAGTGAATATTGGTGAAGTTCACAGTGGTCCCTATTTGGAAGATGGCAATTTGAAATTAAAGTATACAGGAGGTGAATTTTGTGGAAATAGCTCTAAGAGGTATGAAACAGTAATTGAGTTCAAGTGTGACAAAGATGAGCTCTATCCTTACCCACAACTCATTGGTGAAGAGAATTGTAAATACCTTTTTGAATGGAAAACCTCTGTTGCATGCCCAGTATCAACAgaaactactactacatcagaaATAAATGCAGAAAATTGCACAGTTTCCAATTCTTATACCGGTTACAACTTCGATCTTAACTCATTAAAGAGAGATACTGGGTATGAAGTACAAGATAGTGAGGGTCTCCATCTTGTCCtgaatgtttgtgcagaagtcagccaagaaaaatgctcaaaGAAAGGTGCAGCAGCTTGTAGTTTCATGCATAACAGTGAAACTAACATAGTAAATGCTGGCCAGGCTAATGCCAATCTTCACTTCCTTCCAGGTTTTCTTTTCCTTCACTACACAGGGGGTGACGAGTGCAGCAATGCTACAAAGCGGTCTACATTAATCAGCTTTATCTGTGGAGCTGAGAGTGCCAAAGAGGGCCCAGTATTGATACATGACGACTTGGATCGGTGCACATATTTTGTCAACTGGTACACAGATCTAGCTTGTGAAAGAAGGATAAACTGTTTTGTTGATACTTGGGAACATCGTATTGATCTCTCCCCCCTAATTAAGGCTTCAGGAAATTATGAAACGTCAAACCCAGATAATCCAAAGGAAAAATTTTATTTGAATGTTTGCAGACCTCTCAATCCTATAGCTGGCCTAAATTGTCAACCAGGTTCCAGTGCTTGTCTCTATAGTCCAACTCTGGAAACGAAGATTTTAAGTCTAGGTCATCCAGATGTGACACCTACATACATTTACAATGATGGAGTACAAATTATGTATACACATGGTTCCACCTGCACTTCCAACCAAGACTACAGCATTTCATCTCGCATTCACTTCATCTGTGATGTATCAGCTGGCATG GGAAACCCAGTTTTCAAGAATAGAACTCATGATTGCCAGTACCAGTTTGAGTGGCGAACAAGTCTTGTCTGCGAAAAATCTGTCACTAAACCAGATACAGGTCCTGTGTGTCAAATTAAGTTTGATGCTGCAAAAGCCAATATTGATTTGACACCCCTTCAGCGAAAAATAGGCTATTCAGTTAAATTTGGaaacaaaatatataaaataaatatttgtGGTCCTGTTTGCCAAGAATCTGGTGTTTGCACCTCTGATGGAGATAGTTATGGGCTAATTAATAAATCTGAATTGAAATGGGACTACGATCAGCTCAAGCTCACATATTACGGAGGAACCTCCTGTGTTGGTGCACTCTCAGGTCATAAGACCACTTCTATATACTTTGAATGTGACATGAGTGCTGGCTTTGGTTATCCAGTTGCTGATGATTTAATGGAAAGCCTGGACTGCTTAGCTGTATTCCGCTGGAAAACAAATATAACTTGCATTGAGGCCATCTATAATAATGGGAATACCGACATGGTACTGGATGCCACAGAAAAGCCAGCTGTCCACAATACTGGGACTACTGACATAGTACCAGGTGTCAAAGAGAGGCCATCAATTACTGATGACAATATGGACAATGTCAAAAATGATAGTGGTACTTCAAACCCACAAAAAAGTAAAGTTATGAAGCCATTCTCTGCAACATCTGCTGTTATTGCCAGTGTACTTGTCATCTCTGGCATTGTTTTTGTGGCGGTGCTGATACTTTTCAAGTCGGAGAGAGGGCAACATGTGGTGGCTTCAGCTCGAAGGCTCTTCGGAATCAGAGG